In one Pseudomonas fitomaticsae genomic region, the following are encoded:
- a CDS encoding hydrogen peroxide-inducible genes activator has translation MTLTELRYIVTLAQEQHFGHAAERCHVSQPTLSVGVKKLEDELGVLIFERSKSAVRLTPVGEGIVAQAQKVLEQAQGIRELAQAGKNQLTAPLKVGAIYTVGPYLFPHLIPQLHRVAPQMPLYIEENFTHVLRDKLRNGELDAIIIALPFNEADVLTLQLYDEPFYVLMPAQHPWTQKESIDAALLNDKSLLLLGEGHCFRDQVLEACPTLTKGNDGAKHTTVESSSLETIRHMVASGLGISILPLSAVDSHHYAPGVIEVRPLSAPVPFRTVAIAWRASFPRPKAIEILADSIRLCSVAKPAAPVTAG, from the coding sequence ATGACCCTCACAGAATTACGCTACATCGTTACCCTCGCCCAAGAGCAGCATTTCGGCCACGCGGCCGAGCGTTGCCACGTCAGCCAGCCGACCCTGTCGGTGGGCGTGAAAAAGCTTGAAGACGAACTCGGTGTGCTGATTTTCGAGCGCAGCAAAAGCGCCGTGCGCCTGACTCCGGTCGGCGAAGGCATCGTCGCCCAGGCGCAGAAAGTGCTGGAGCAGGCCCAGGGCATCCGCGAGCTGGCCCAGGCCGGCAAGAACCAGCTGACCGCCCCGCTGAAAGTCGGCGCGATCTACACCGTCGGCCCCTACCTGTTCCCGCACCTGATTCCACAACTGCACCGGGTCGCCCCGCAGATGCCGTTGTACATCGAAGAAAACTTCACCCACGTGCTGCGCGACAAACTGCGCAACGGCGAACTGGACGCGATCATCATCGCCCTGCCGTTCAACGAAGCCGACGTGCTGACCCTGCAACTCTACGACGAGCCGTTCTACGTCCTGATGCCGGCCCAGCACCCGTGGACCCAGAAAGAATCCATCGACGCCGCGCTGCTCAACGACAAGAGTCTGTTGCTGCTCGGCGAAGGTCACTGCTTCCGCGATCAGGTGCTGGAAGCCTGCCCGACCCTGACCAAGGGCAACGACGGCGCCAAGCACACCACGGTCGAATCCAGCTCGCTGGAAACCATTCGCCACATGGTCGCGTCCGGCCTGGGCATCTCGATCCTGCCGCTGTCGGCGGTGGACAGCCATCACTACGCCCCGGGCGTGATCGAAGTGCGTCCGTTGTCGGCACCGGTGCCGTTCCGCACGGTGGCCATCGCCTGGCGCGCCAGCTTCCCACGGCCGAAAGCCATCGAGATTCTCGCCGACTCCATTCGCCTGTGCTCGGTCGCCAAACCTGCCGCGCCGGTCACGGCCGGTTAA
- a CDS encoding Fic/DOC family protein — protein sequence MTFDPFGDFDTAGYLQNSLQLKDPVEVKESEHLSFELSIEEALAYLAKKKPIDYQTVLKVHEILFSGFYHWAGKDRNELVPHLAVFKGSLDDPRSTVFERPDSIKMSVDYALKLAADKKRFRDHPGGVMGQLAFAHPFLDGNGRAILLVFMELCYRAGFAIEWSRTNKDDYLRALSDEIREPRGRHLDNYLNPFVVDISSRDEWPETISGIRGLDGLDKEDITYENLDNPQVQQIYKTYRAQPLDAEPPEPES from the coding sequence ATGACTTTTGATCCGTTCGGCGACTTCGACACGGCTGGATATCTTCAAAATTCGCTGCAACTGAAAGATCCCGTTGAAGTAAAAGAATCAGAGCATCTTTCCTTCGAATTGAGTATCGAAGAGGCGCTTGCCTATCTGGCCAAGAAAAAGCCGATCGATTACCAGACTGTACTCAAGGTTCACGAAATCCTGTTCTCTGGCTTCTATCACTGGGCAGGAAAAGACCGGAACGAGCTTGTCCCCCACCTGGCAGTCTTCAAGGGCTCCCTCGACGACCCTCGCAGCACCGTCTTCGAGCGACCGGACTCCATCAAAATGTCTGTCGACTATGCGCTCAAGCTCGCAGCAGACAAGAAACGCTTCAGAGACCATCCCGGTGGAGTGATGGGCCAACTGGCTTTCGCACACCCCTTCCTGGACGGCAATGGACGCGCGATTCTATTGGTCTTCATGGAACTCTGTTATCGAGCCGGGTTCGCCATCGAATGGTCAAGAACAAACAAAGACGACTACTTGCGGGCACTCAGCGACGAGATCCGAGAGCCGCGCGGAAGGCATCTCGATAACTACCTCAACCCGTTCGTAGTCGATATATCCAGTCGTGACGAATGGCCAGAGACCATTAGTGGCATCCGAGGTCTGGATGGCCTGGACAAGGAAGACATCACTTACGAGAACCTGGACAACCCGCAAGTCCAGCAGATCTACAAGACATACCGGGCCCAGCCCCTGGACGCCGAGCCTCCCGAGCCCGAAAGCTGA
- a CDS encoding SCP2 sterol-binding domain-containing protein — protein MKFRFLLWMLGLLMGKASRTNPAFQQQLGDKDLVFQLQTLDGKVARHFVVKDQRITSKSGVVAEPAFAIAFKDAAFGFATMQAKNKQLAFMQGIQDKSIQLKGNPALVMWFQGLMKYLKPRKAKPKS, from the coding sequence ATGAAATTTCGTTTTCTTCTGTGGATGCTGGGTCTGTTGATGGGTAAGGCCAGTCGGACAAATCCTGCGTTCCAGCAGCAGTTGGGTGACAAGGATCTGGTGTTTCAGCTGCAGACTCTGGATGGGAAAGTGGCGCGGCATTTCGTGGTGAAGGACCAGCGCATTACCAGCAAGTCCGGGGTGGTGGCGGAGCCGGCGTTTGCGATTGCCTTTAAAGACGCGGCGTTCGGGTTTGCCACGATGCAGGCGAAGAACAAGCAGCTGGCGTTCATGCAGGGGATTCAGGACAAGTCGATCCAGCTCAAGGGCAATCCGGCGCTGGTGATGTGGTTTCAGGGGTTGATGAAGTATTTGAAGCCGCGGAAGGCCAAGCCGAAGTCATAG
- a CDS encoding aminoacyl-tRNA deacylase and HDOD domain-containing protein, whose protein sequence is MTEAALAPESPHAPSVIRLLLNKLGVAYEEVLDHHGLNASRKVQAVLLDDAVGALMVLFPQSQLLDLNRLAELTGRRLTAVSTERLEKMLGKHSLSLLPGLPALTSSPCLYEESLLREPKLLINSGEPGLLLEIASEDFKTMLTKASAANFGEALSRIRPNLDRPDDDREEITQAVQAFTARRIQQRLEATIEIPPLAETAQKIIKLRVDPNATIDDITGVVETDPALAAQVVSWAASPYYASPGKIRSVEDAIVRVLGFDLVINLALGLALGKTLSLPKDHPQHTTPYWQQSIYTAAVIEGLTRAMPRAQRPESGLTYLAGLLHNFGYLLLAHVFPPHFSLICRHLEVNPHLCHSYVEQHLLGISREQIGSWLMRYWDMPDELATALRFQHDPNYDGAYAEYPNLVCLAVRLLRSRGIGSGPDEDIPDALLERVGLTRDKANDVVSKVLEAEVLLRELASQFSQA, encoded by the coding sequence ATGACCGAAGCTGCTCTCGCCCCCGAATCCCCGCACGCTCCGTCTGTTATTCGGCTGCTGCTCAACAAGCTGGGCGTCGCCTACGAAGAAGTGCTCGACCACCACGGCCTCAACGCCTCGCGCAAAGTGCAGGCGGTGTTGCTGGACGACGCGGTCGGTGCGCTGATGGTGCTGTTTCCACAGAGCCAGTTGCTGGATCTCAACCGCCTCGCCGAGCTGACGGGCCGTCGCCTGACCGCCGTGTCCACCGAGCGCCTGGAAAAGATGCTCGGCAAACACAGCCTGAGCCTGCTGCCGGGCCTGCCCGCGCTGACCAGCTCGCCGTGCCTCTACGAAGAAAGCCTGCTGCGCGAGCCGAAGCTGCTGATCAACTCCGGCGAGCCGGGCCTGCTGCTGGAAATCGCCAGCGAAGACTTCAAGACCATGCTGACCAAGGCCAGCGCCGCCAACTTCGGCGAAGCCCTGAGCCGCATCCGCCCGAACCTCGACCGCCCGGACGATGACCGCGAGGAAATCACCCAGGCCGTGCAGGCGTTCACCGCGCGGCGCATCCAGCAACGTCTGGAAGCGACCATCGAGATTCCGCCGCTGGCCGAAACCGCACAAAAAATCATCAAGCTGCGCGTCGACCCGAACGCCACCATCGACGACATCACCGGCGTGGTCGAAACCGACCCGGCGCTGGCTGCGCAAGTGGTGAGTTGGGCGGCGTCGCCGTACTACGCCTCGCCGGGCAAGATCCGTTCGGTGGAAGACGCGATTGTCCGCGTATTGGGCTTCGATCTGGTGATCAACCTGGCGCTGGGCCTGGCCCTCGGCAAGACCCTGAGCCTGCCCAAGGACCACCCGCAACACACCACGCCGTACTGGCAACAGTCGATCTACACCGCCGCCGTCATCGAAGGCCTGACCCGCGCCATGCCGCGCGCCCAGCGCCCGGAATCCGGCCTGACCTACCTCGCCGGCCTGCTGCACAACTTCGGCTACCTGCTGCTGGCCCACGTGTTCCCGCCGCACTTCTCGCTGATCTGCCGCCACCTGGAGGTCAACCCGCACCTGTGCCACAGCTATGTCGAGCAACACCTGCTGGGCATCAGCCGCGAACAGATCGGCTCCTGGCTGATGCGCTACTGGGACATGCCGGACGAACTGGCCACCGCCCTGCGCTTCCAGCACGACCCGAACTACGACGGCGCCTACGCCGAATACCCGAACCTCGTCTGCCTGGCCGTGCGCCTGCTGCGCAGTCGCGGAATCGGCTCCGGGCCGGATGAAGACATTCCGGATGCGCTGCTGGAACGTGTTGGTTTGACTCGCGACAAGGCCAATGATGTGGTCAGCAAAGTGCTTGAGGCTGAAGTGCTGCTGCGGGAACTGGCTTCGCAGTTCAGCCAGGCTTAA
- the recG gene encoding ATP-dependent DNA helicase RecG, translating to MTDLSQVSVTALKGVGEAMAEKLAKVGLENLQDVLFHLPLRYQDRTRVVPIGALRPGQDAVVEGTVSGADVVMGRRRSLVVRLQDGTGGLSLRFYHFSNAQKEGLKRGTRIRCYGEARPGASGLEIYHPEYRAINGDEPPPVDETLTPVYPLTEGLTQARLRQLCMQTLTLLKPATLPDWLPTELARDYQLAPLADAIRYLHNPPADADVDELALGHHWAQHRLAFEELLTHQLSQQRLRESMRSLRAPAMPKATKLPAKYLANLGFNPTGAQQRVGNEIAYDLSQHEPMLRLIQGDVGAGKTVVAALAALQALEAGYQVALMAPTEILAEQHFITFKRWLEPLGIDVAWLAGKLKGKNRVAALEQIASGTPMVVGTHALFQDEVQFKNLALVIIDEQHRFGVQQRLALRQKGVGGRMCPHQLIMTATPIPRTLAMSAYADLDTSILDELPPGRTPVNTVLVTDTRRVEVIERVRSACAEGRQAYWVCTLIEESEELTCQAAETTFEDLTAALGELKVGLIHGRMKPAEKAAVMAEFKAGNLQLLVATTVIEVGVDVPNASLMIIENPERLGLAQLHQLRGRVGRGSAVSHCVLLYHPPLSQIGRQRLGIMRETNDGFVIAEKDLELRGPGEMLGTRQTGLLQFKVADLMRDADLLPAVRDAAQALLERWPTHVSPLLDRWLRHGQQYGQV from the coding sequence ATGACTGATCTGTCGCAGGTCTCGGTCACCGCACTCAAGGGTGTCGGTGAAGCCATGGCCGAGAAACTGGCCAAGGTCGGTCTGGAAAACCTTCAGGACGTGCTGTTCCACTTGCCGCTGCGTTATCAGGATCGCACCCGAGTGGTGCCGATCGGCGCGTTGCGGCCGGGACAGGACGCCGTGGTCGAAGGCACCGTCAGCGGCGCCGACGTGGTGATGGGCCGGCGTCGCAGCCTCGTCGTGCGTTTGCAGGACGGCACCGGCGGACTGAGCCTGCGCTTCTACCACTTCAGCAACGCGCAGAAAGAAGGCCTCAAGCGCGGCACGCGGATTCGCTGCTACGGCGAGGCCCGGCCCGGCGCCTCGGGACTTGAGATCTACCACCCGGAATACCGCGCCATCAACGGTGACGAACCGCCGCCGGTGGATGAAACCCTGACCCCGGTCTACCCGCTGACCGAAGGCCTGACTCAGGCGCGTCTGCGCCAGTTGTGCATGCAGACGCTGACCCTGCTCAAGCCGGCCACCCTGCCCGACTGGCTGCCGACCGAACTGGCCCGCGACTATCAACTGGCGCCGCTGGCCGACGCGATCCGCTACCTGCACAACCCGCCCGCCGATGCCGACGTCGACGAACTCGCCCTCGGCCATCACTGGGCCCAGCATCGTCTGGCCTTCGAAGAACTGCTGACTCACCAGCTATCCCAGCAACGCCTGCGCGAAAGCATGCGTTCCCTGCGTGCGCCGGCGATGCCGAAAGCCACCAAGCTGCCGGCGAAATACCTGGCCAACCTCGGTTTCAACCCGACCGGAGCTCAGCAACGAGTCGGCAACGAAATCGCCTACGACCTCAGCCAGCACGAACCAATGCTGCGGCTGATTCAGGGTGACGTCGGCGCGGGCAAAACCGTGGTCGCCGCCCTCGCTGCGCTGCAAGCGCTGGAAGCGGGTTATCAGGTCGCACTGATGGCGCCGACCGAGATCCTCGCCGAGCAGCACTTCATCACCTTCAAGCGCTGGCTCGAACCGCTGGGCATCGACGTGGCGTGGCTGGCCGGCAAGCTCAAGGGCAAGAACCGCGTCGCCGCGCTGGAGCAGATCGCCAGCGGCACGCCGATGGTGGTCGGCACCCACGCGCTGTTCCAGGACGAAGTGCAGTTCAAGAACCTCGCGTTGGTGATCATCGACGAACAACACCGTTTCGGCGTGCAGCAACGTCTGGCGCTGCGCCAGAAAGGCGTCGGCGGGCGCATGTGCCCGCATCAATTGATCATGACCGCCACGCCGATTCCCCGGACGCTGGCGATGAGCGCCTACGCCGACCTCGACACCTCGATCCTCGATGAACTGCCGCCGGGTCGAACCCCGGTCAACACCGTGCTGGTCACCGATACCCGCCGCGTCGAAGTCATCGAACGGGTGCGCAGCGCCTGCGCCGAGGGCCGTCAGGCCTATTGGGTGTGCACGCTGATTGAAGAGTCCGAAGAGCTGACCTGTCAGGCCGCCGAAACCACCTTCGAAGACCTGACCGCCGCCCTCGGCGAGTTGAAAGTCGGGCTGATCCACGGCCGCATGAAACCCGCCGAGAAAGCCGCCGTCATGGCCGAGTTCAAGGCCGGCAACCTGCAACTGCTGGTCGCCACCACCGTGATCGAAGTCGGCGTCGACGTACCCAACGCCAGCCTGATGATCATCGAAAACCCCGAGCGCCTGGGCCTTGCGCAACTGCACCAGTTGCGCGGCCGCGTCGGTCGGGGCAGCGCGGTCAGCCATTGCGTGCTGCTCTACCATCCGCCGCTGTCACAGATCGGCCGCCAGCGTCTGGGCATCATGCGCGAGACCAACGACGGTTTCGTTATCGCCGAAAAAGACCTCGAACTGCGCGGCCCCGGCGAAATGCTCGGCACCCGCCAGACCGGCCTGCTGCAATTCAAGGTCGCCGACCTGATGCGCGACGCCGATCTGTTGCCCGCCGTGCGCGATGCCGCCCAGGCCTTGCTCGAGCGCTGGCCCACCCACGTCAGCCCGTTGCTCGACCGCTGGCTGCGACACGGGCAGCAATACGGCCAAGTGTGA